One Campylobacter massiliensis DNA window includes the following coding sequences:
- a CDS encoding phosphoglycerate kinase yields the protein MSEILSINDLELSGAKVFVRCDFNVPMDEFLNITDDRRIRSAIPTIRYCLDNGCSVVLASHLGRPKNGFEEKFSLRGVAKRLSRLLDRDVIFAEDVVGADAKAKVAALKPGEILLLENLRFEKGETKNDEALAAELAKYGEFYINDAFGVCHRAHSSVEAITKFYDEKHKAAGFLLQKEINFAQNLIKHPARPFVAVVGGSKVSGKLQALHNLLPRVDKLIIGGGMAFTFLKSLGENIGNSLLEEDLIEDAREILRKGRELGVKIYLPVDVVAAQTFSAESAVKFVPAQEIPSGWMGLDIGPASIRLFKEVIADAQTIWWNGPMGVFEMDKFSKGSIKMSHAIIDTHATTVVGGGDTADVVERAGDADEMTFISTGGGASLELIEGKELPGIKPLRKAAE from the coding sequence ATGAGTGAAATTTTATCGATCAACGACCTTGAGCTCAGCGGCGCGAAGGTATTTGTCAGGTGCGATTTTAACGTGCCTATGGATGAGTTTTTAAACATCACCGACGACCGCAGGATCCGCTCAGCGATACCAACTATTCGCTACTGCCTCGATAACGGCTGCAGCGTGGTTTTGGCTAGCCACCTAGGACGTCCCAAAAACGGCTTTGAGGAGAAATTTTCGCTGCGAGGCGTGGCAAAGAGGCTTTCAAGGCTGCTTGATAGAGACGTGATATTTGCCGAGGATGTCGTCGGCGCGGATGCCAAAGCCAAAGTCGCTGCGCTAAAACCGGGCGAAATTTTACTTCTTGAAAATTTACGCTTTGAAAAGGGCGAGACCAAAAACGACGAGGCGCTAGCCGCCGAACTCGCTAAATACGGCGAATTTTACATAAACGATGCATTCGGCGTCTGCCATAGGGCTCACAGTTCGGTCGAGGCGATCACTAAATTTTACGACGAGAAGCACAAGGCGGCGGGATTTTTGCTACAAAAAGAGATAAATTTCGCTCAAAATCTCATCAAACACCCTGCGCGCCCGTTCGTGGCGGTCGTCGGCGGTAGTAAGGTAAGCGGCAAGCTACAAGCCCTACACAACCTGCTTCCGCGCGTGGATAAGCTGATAATCGGCGGCGGCATGGCGTTTACGTTTTTAAAATCGCTCGGTGAAAATATCGGAAACTCTTTGCTCGAAGAAGATCTCATCGAGGACGCGCGCGAAATTTTACGCAAGGGCAGGGAGCTTGGAGTTAAGATTTACCTACCTGTAGACGTCGTCGCAGCCCAGACCTTTTCGGCCGAAAGCGCCGTGAAATTCGTCCCAGCCCAAGAAATACCAAGCGGCTGGATGGGGCTAGATATCGGACCGGCGTCCATTAGGCTCTTTAAAGAGGTCATCGCCGACGCGCAAACCATCTGGTGGAACGGGCCGATGGGCGTTTTTGAGATGGATAAATTTAGCAAAGGTAGCATCAAAATGAGCCACGCCATCATCGACACACACGCGACTACGGTCGTTGGCGGCGGCGATACGGCCGACGTCGTCGAGCGCGCGGGAGACGCCGACGAGATGACCTTTATCTCGACTGGAGGCGGCGCTAGCTTGGAGCTTATCGAAGGCAAGGAGCTGCCCGGCATAAAACCGCTTAGAAAGGCTGCGGAGTGA
- the gap gene encoding type I glyceraldehyde-3-phosphate dehydrogenase — MVKIAINGFGRIGRCAARIILERDDVELVAINDTATRDMTRYLLKYDSVHGEFKQDVKVISDDFIEVNGKKIRVFSTRDLNELSYADYGADVVLECTGKFLTTEKCEPYLARGVKKVVMSAPAKDDTATFVVGVNDDKYAGEAIVSNASCTTNGLAPVAKVLNDKFGIVKGLMTTIHAYTNGQSLVDVKAKDFRRSRAAALNIGPTTTGAAKAIAKVLPELNGKMHGQAVRVPVANVSMVDLTAVLKRPASKDEINEAFRAAAESNLRGILFVDDDYRVSSDFCTSAYSSIVASDTTQVIADDMVKVFAWYDNEWGYSTRLVDLAKIVATK; from the coding sequence ATGGTAAAAATCGCGATCAACGGTTTTGGACGTATCGGCAGGTGTGCCGCTCGTATTATTTTAGAGCGAGACGATGTTGAGCTTGTCGCTATCAACGACACGGCGACGCGCGACATGACGCGCTATCTGCTCAAATACGACAGCGTGCACGGCGAATTTAAGCAAGACGTTAAGGTGATAAGCGACGATTTTATAGAAGTAAATGGTAAAAAGATAAGAGTTTTTTCAACAAGAGATCTAAACGAGCTTAGCTACGCAGACTACGGCGCAGACGTGGTTTTGGAGTGTACGGGCAAGTTTTTAACCACTGAAAAATGCGAACCGTATCTAGCTCGCGGCGTGAAAAAGGTCGTCATGAGCGCTCCGGCTAAAGACGACACGGCGACGTTTGTAGTCGGCGTAAACGACGATAAATACGCAGGCGAAGCGATCGTCTCAAACGCAAGCTGCACCACAAACGGCCTAGCGCCCGTCGCAAAGGTGCTAAACGATAAATTCGGCATCGTAAAAGGGCTCATGACCACGATCCACGCCTATACGAACGGCCAAAGCTTGGTTGACGTGAAGGCTAAAGACTTCCGTCGCTCGCGCGCTGCAGCCCTAAATATCGGGCCTACGACCACAGGAGCTGCCAAAGCGATCGCAAAAGTGCTTCCTGAGCTAAACGGCAAGATGCATGGCCAAGCCGTCCGCGTACCGGTCGCAAACGTATCAATGGTCGATCTAACGGCGGTTTTAAAAAGACCGGCCAGCAAAGATGAGATAAACGAGGCGTTTAGAGCGGCTGCGGAGTCAAATTTAAGGGGAATTTTATTCGTCGATGACGACTATAGAGTGAGCAGCGACTTTTGCACGAGCGCGTACAGCAGTATCGTAGCGAGCGACACTACGCAGGTAATCGCTGATGATATGGTGAAGGTCTTTGCGTGGTACGACAACGAGTGGGGCTACTCGACAAGGCTTGTAGACCTAGCTAAGATCGTGGCTACGAAGTAA
- the nadD gene encoding nicotinate (nicotinamide) nucleotide adenylyltransferase — MKIALFGGSFDPPHLGHDAAIRAALERLDADKLIIMPTFISPFKSEFSAPPLLRLRWANEAWGALTKVCVSDYEIAQNRPVPTIESVRHIRQIYAVSELYLIIGADHLASLDKWHEIDELFKLATFVVASRGDVAVPENFKILNINAPVSSSQIRQNLDKSLMIPCIADEAAKFYQGKTCKKESNESSKS; from the coding sequence ATGAAAATCGCGCTTTTCGGCGGCAGTTTCGACCCGCCTCATCTCGGGCACGACGCCGCCATCAGAGCCGCGTTAGAGCGGCTAGACGCGGATAAGCTCATCATCATGCCGACCTTTATCAGCCCATTTAAGAGCGAGTTTTCCGCTCCGCCGCTGCTTCGGCTAAGGTGGGCGAACGAGGCTTGGGGCGCGCTGACAAAAGTCTGCGTGAGCGACTACGAGATCGCGCAAAATCGTCCCGTACCGACGATAGAAAGCGTGCGTCATATACGGCAAATTTACGCCGTGAGCGAGCTTTACCTCATCATCGGCGCCGATCATCTGGCAAGCCTAGATAAATGGCACGAGATAGACGAGCTCTTTAAACTCGCGACCTTCGTCGTAGCTAGCCGCGGCGACGTAGCCGTGCCTGAAAATTTTAAAATTTTAAACATAAATGCGCCCGTTTCGTCCTCGCAAATCAGGCAAAATTTGGACAAAAGCCTGATGATACCGTGTATAGCGGACGAAGCGGCGAAATTTTACCAAGGAAAAACATGCAAGAAAGAATCGAACGAATCATCAAAATCCTAG
- the rsfS gene encoding ribosome silencing factor encodes MQERIERIIKILDAKKAEAIEAIDMSGREYIAKCVIIATTMGERHAYSLTDDLKEGLKDEGEQFLGIESSGDWVVIDLGDILIHLMSAQYRAKYNIEEFLSKLKEAKA; translated from the coding sequence ATGCAAGAAAGAATCGAACGAATCATCAAAATCCTAGACGCCAAAAAGGCCGAAGCCATCGAGGCTATCGACATGAGCGGGCGCGAATACATCGCAAAATGCGTCATCATCGCCACCACGATGGGCGAACGCCACGCCTACTCGCTAACCGACGACCTAAAAGAGGGTCTAAAGGACGAGGGCGAGCAGTTTTTAGGCATCGAAAGCTCAGGCGACTGGGTCGTGATCGATCTAGGCGACATCCTCATCCACCTCATGAGCGCACAGTACCGCGCAAAATACAACATCGAAGAGTTTTTAAGCAAGCTAAAAGAGGCAAAAGCTTAA
- a CDS encoding dienelactone hydrolase family protein, producing the protein MFRKTFALLVALFAAHLFAGDAYSHTSESARKGIAQAQIALPKNVTGGDIYVGLFKDAPKTQAKAPVVVFLHGSSGINNKIGLDKWQEWLAKEGIASFMFDSMALENRITYKSPADKEIYEKVHSLRSSEIKVALNALRNTEWADTSKLFLAGTSEGAVAVARYDGKYFLGKIINSWSCEENYFVKEHKTALSDTPVLNLISDQDKYFSQKNSYLGNENAAGNCAVAYGDKKNAIVLLLPNAPHTLINLPAARFATISFIKSILRGTLDADTVGE; encoded by the coding sequence ATGTTTAGAAAAACTTTTGCTTTATTGGTTGCGCTCTTTGCGGCGCATTTGTTTGCGGGCGACGCGTACTCGCACACGAGCGAGTCAGCCAGAAAGGGCATAGCGCAGGCTCAGATCGCGCTTCCAAAAAACGTCACGGGCGGCGATATTTACGTCGGACTTTTTAAAGACGCTCCAAAGACGCAAGCCAAAGCGCCGGTCGTAGTTTTTCTGCACGGCTCGTCCGGCATCAACAACAAAATAGGCCTTGACAAATGGCAAGAGTGGCTCGCAAAAGAGGGCATAGCAAGCTTTATGTTTGATAGTATGGCTCTGGAAAACAGGATAACGTACAAATCTCCGGCGGATAAGGAAATTTATGAAAAGGTTCATTCGCTGCGCTCTAGCGAAATCAAAGTCGCCCTGAATGCACTAAGAAACACGGAGTGGGCGGATACGAGTAAGCTGTTTTTAGCCGGCACCAGCGAAGGCGCGGTGGCTGTAGCCAGATACGATGGCAAGTACTTTTTGGGCAAGATAATAAACTCTTGGTCGTGCGAGGAAAACTACTTCGTAAAAGAGCATAAAACGGCGCTTAGCGATACGCCGGTTTTAAATTTAATAAGCGATCAGGATAAATATTTCTCTCAAAAAAATAGCTATCTAGGCAACGAAAACGCCGCCGGAAACTGCGCCGTAGCCTACGGCGACAAGAAAAACGCGATAGTTTTACTCCTGCCTAATGCTCCGCACACGCTCATAAATTTACCGGCCGCGCGCTTTGCGACCATTTCTTTTATCAAAAGCATACTTAGAGGCACG